A window of the Acidithiobacillus thiooxidans ATCC 19377 genome harbors these coding sequences:
- a CDS encoding PRTRC system ThiF family protein, whose translation MTHRYLFQKPNDGSFYATPTIVVIGAGGTGSQLLTGLSRMVVALQSLNMAAPEVIVCDPDTVSRANVGRQLFSPSDIGQSKAHTLVNRINQYFGLNWQSYHGKFTPKIAKSRVIYISCVDSRSARQEIYEAIKESASYWLDLGNNNHSGQAILGNSDFHKRNPSAKRKYCLLPTVADLFPEIMDASIAEDEDTPSCSLAEALVKQDLMVNQTVATHALELLWQLLRHGEIHYHGFFFDNRNFSLQSLPIDRDHWKRLMKQAKKYRKPVSAQAA comes from the coding sequence ATGACGCATCGTTATCTATTTCAAAAGCCTAACGATGGCAGTTTCTATGCGACCCCGACCATCGTAGTCATAGGGGCCGGTGGTACCGGTTCGCAATTATTAACGGGACTCTCCAGAATGGTTGTCGCACTTCAAAGCCTCAACATGGCAGCCCCCGAGGTGATTGTGTGTGACCCGGATACGGTGAGTAGAGCCAACGTGGGACGGCAACTGTTTTCACCGTCAGACATTGGGCAATCAAAAGCGCATACGCTGGTAAACCGAATCAATCAGTATTTCGGTTTAAACTGGCAGTCTTATCATGGCAAATTCACACCTAAAATAGCCAAGTCCAGAGTCATATACATTTCCTGTGTGGACAGTCGTAGTGCGCGCCAGGAAATCTACGAGGCCATCAAGGAAAGCGCTTCGTACTGGCTAGACTTAGGCAATAACAACCACTCAGGGCAGGCGATATTGGGAAATTCCGATTTTCATAAACGGAACCCCTCTGCAAAAAGAAAGTATTGCCTGCTACCGACCGTTGCCGATCTCTTCCCGGAAATCATGGATGCTTCCATAGCGGAAGACGAGGATACCCCGTCCTGCAGCCTGGCAGAGGCCTTGGTCAAGCAGGATTTAATGGTGAATCAGACGGTAGCTACCCATGCCCTGGAATTGTTGTGGCAGCTGTTAAGGCATGGTGAGATCCATTATCACGGTTTTTTCTTTGATAACCGTAACTTCTCCCTCCAATCCTTGCCCATTGACCGCGACCATTGGAAACGGCTGATGAAACAGGCCAAAAAATATCGAAAACCAGTCAGCGCGCAAGCGGCCTGA
- a CDS encoding ribonucleotide-diphosphate reductase subunit beta: protein MRVNLEDKRIINGRADVNQLVPFKYQWAWDKYLAACANHWMPQEIQMSRDIALWKDPKGLTDDERRIIKRNLGFFVTADSLAANNIVLGTYRHITAPECRQFMLRQAFDESIHTFAYQYIVESLGLDEGEIFNMYHEVPSVRDKDTFLMPFIDVLADPHFKTGTFENDQTILRSIIVFAAIMEGLFFYVGFSQILAMGRQNKMMGSAEQYQYILRDESMHCNFGIDLANQLKAENPHLWTEAFQQEIIGLIRRGVELESAYADDTMPRGVLGLNAHVFKEYVRFIGNRRLAQLGLPQQYPGIQNPFPWMSEMMDLKKEKNFFETRVTEYQTGGSLSWDD from the coding sequence ATGCGCGTCAACCTTGAAGACAAACGTATCATCAATGGGCGTGCGGACGTCAATCAACTGGTCCCTTTCAAGTATCAGTGGGCTTGGGACAAGTATCTCGCCGCCTGCGCCAATCACTGGATGCCCCAGGAAATTCAGATGTCCCGTGATATCGCTCTCTGGAAAGATCCCAAGGGCCTCACGGACGATGAACGCCGTATTATCAAGCGTAATCTCGGATTTTTTGTGACGGCAGACAGCCTCGCCGCCAACAACATTGTCCTGGGCACCTATCGGCACATTACTGCGCCGGAATGCCGCCAGTTCATGTTGCGGCAGGCTTTTGACGAAAGTATTCATACTTTCGCCTATCAATACATCGTGGAAAGTCTGGGCCTGGATGAAGGCGAGATTTTTAATATGTATCACGAGGTCCCATCGGTACGGGATAAGGATACCTTTCTCATGCCATTCATTGATGTGCTTGCGGACCCCCATTTCAAAACGGGGACTTTCGAAAACGACCAGACCATCTTGCGTTCCATCATCGTTTTTGCGGCCATCATGGAAGGTCTTTTTTTCTATGTAGGTTTCAGTCAAATTCTGGCAATGGGCCGGCAAAACAAAATGATGGGTTCTGCAGAACAGTATCAATACATTCTGCGGGATGAATCCATGCATTGTAATTTTGGCATTGACCTGGCCAATCAGTTAAAGGCCGAAAATCCACACCTATGGACGGAAGCCTTTCAGCAGGAAATCATTGGTCTGATTCGTCGCGGGGTGGAACTGGAATCGGCATATGCCGATGACACAATGCCGCGCGGCGTGCTTGGCCTGAATGCCCACGTATTCAAGGAATACGTCCGATTCATTGGCAATCGGCGCCTGGCACAACTCGGTTTGCCTCAGCAATATCCCGGTATACAAAACCCTTTCCCGTGGATGAGTGAAATGATGGACCTGAAAAAGGAAAAGAATTTCTTTGAAACCCGGGTAACGGAATACCAGACCGGCGGTTCGCTCAGTTGGGATGACTAA
- a CDS encoding IS30-like element ISCARN114 family transposase encodes MARKYRQLLPDQRNQIQRGLNQGLSIRGIARQLGRSPSTISREIQRGRVEETYDAVCAREEAQRRRRKGVRKLTEGSPLTLAVTHAILQRKWSPEQIAGRLRMDYPEDKQWHVSHETIYQFIYAHSAGELRKALIAGLRRGHSKRKPRTRGKDRRGGITNMRSIRERPEEAQAREVPGHWEGDLIKGAFNASAIGTLVDRSSRFVILARVEDATAEAILESFTRRLRTLPKSFRQTLTYDQGREMARHQELERNTGICVYFADPHSPWQRPTNENTNGLLRQYFPKGTDLSEYSQRRLTQVAEELNNRPRKSLGFRTPAEVMAQQIRQLNSGVALQT; translated from the coding sequence ATGGCCAGAAAATACAGGCAATTGTTGCCCGATCAGCGAAACCAGATACAGCGTGGATTGAATCAGGGGCTGAGTATTCGTGGCATTGCCAGGCAGTTGGGCCGAAGCCCTAGCACGATCAGTCGGGAGATTCAGCGAGGTCGTGTGGAAGAGACCTATGACGCCGTATGCGCTCGGGAAGAAGCGCAGAGGCGCCGACGCAAGGGAGTCAGGAAGTTGACTGAAGGTTCGCCTTTAACCCTCGCGGTGACACACGCTATTCTGCAAAGGAAGTGGTCACCGGAGCAGATAGCGGGGAGGTTGCGGATGGACTATCCCGAAGACAAACAGTGGCACGTCTCTCATGAGACTATTTACCAGTTTATCTATGCCCACTCGGCGGGTGAACTGCGCAAGGCATTGATTGCAGGGCTGCGCAGAGGGCACAGCAAACGCAAGCCCCGCACACGAGGTAAAGACCGTCGTGGCGGGATCACGAACATGCGCTCAATCCGTGAGCGCCCGGAGGAAGCACAAGCTCGCGAAGTACCCGGTCACTGGGAAGGCGACCTGATCAAGGGGGCATTCAATGCCAGTGCTATTGGCACGTTAGTGGATCGTAGCAGTCGCTTCGTCATCCTCGCGCGAGTGGAGGATGCTACGGCAGAAGCGATCCTGGAAAGCTTTACGCGGCGTTTGCGTACGCTGCCCAAGAGCTTCCGGCAAACGCTCACCTATGATCAGGGCCGCGAAATGGCTCGGCATCAGGAACTGGAGCGAAATACGGGCATATGTGTTTATTTCGCTGACCCACATAGCCCCTGGCAGCGTCCGACCAATGAAAATACGAATGGCCTACTGCGTCAGTATTTCCCCAAGGGCACGGACTTATCCGAATATTCGCAACGGCGTTTGACTCAGGTAGCGGAGGAACTCAATAATCGGCCCAGGAAATCCTTGGGATTCCGAACTCCAGCCGAAGTGATGGCACAGCAAATCAGGCAGTTAAACAGCGGTGTTGCACTTCAAACTTGA
- a CDS encoding PRTRC system protein C, giving the protein MIEVESITRVFKYNGISLPDPNPTLPIETVRSVYAHQYPELGSADVQSEIKGKKQIVTFQKVLGHKG; this is encoded by the coding sequence ATGATCGAAGTTGAATCCATTACCCGCGTTTTCAAATACAACGGGATTTCCTTGCCGGATCCCAATCCGACGCTACCCATCGAAACTGTCCGCTCTGTGTACGCCCATCAGTATCCTGAACTCGGATCTGCCGATGTGCAGTCCGAAATCAAGGGCAAAAAGCAGATCGTGACCTTCCAGAAAGTGCTTGGGCACAAGGGATAA
- a CDS encoding phosphoadenosine phosphosulfate reductase family protein, with amino-acid sequence MEALSCQHPNFADYDRIVIGFSGGKDSLACLLTVLEISQESRSKIELWHHLIDGKSGGSHFMDWPITESYCRAVAKHFGIPIYFSWKDGGFKREMLRDQTPTAKTYAETPNGLVSSGGNGPDGTRMKFPQVSANLSVRWCSAYLKIDVAASALRTDPRFEHSKTLFITGERAEESPARAKYATMEVHRADCRNGKKARHIDHWRPVHHLDEKAVWDIIQKYQINPHPAYHLGFCRTSCMKCIFGNDNQWATVHAMDPDGTESLMYYEERFGCTIHRVYPIKERIKKGTPYPTSKGSYAGIAMRDYYEEPIVLNHWELPPGAFGDSCGPS; translated from the coding sequence ATGGAAGCCCTATCCTGTCAGCATCCCAACTTTGCCGACTATGACCGTATTGTCATTGGTTTCTCGGGCGGCAAAGATTCCCTGGCCTGCTTGTTAACAGTTCTGGAAATAAGCCAAGAATCGCGCAGCAAAATCGAATTGTGGCACCACCTGATTGATGGTAAATCAGGTGGCAGTCATTTCATGGATTGGCCCATCACGGAAAGCTATTGTCGGGCTGTAGCTAAACACTTCGGCATCCCCATTTATTTTTCCTGGAAAGATGGTGGTTTCAAGCGTGAAATGTTGCGCGACCAAACACCTACGGCCAAGACCTATGCGGAAACACCAAACGGTCTTGTGTCCTCTGGTGGCAACGGGCCTGACGGCACGCGCATGAAATTTCCACAAGTGTCTGCCAACCTCAGTGTCCGCTGGTGTAGTGCCTACCTCAAAATTGACGTGGCCGCATCTGCTTTGCGCACGGATCCGCGTTTCGAGCACAGTAAAACGCTCTTTATAACCGGCGAACGCGCCGAAGAATCCCCAGCCAGAGCAAAATATGCGACGATGGAAGTGCATCGTGCAGACTGTCGGAATGGCAAGAAGGCACGGCACATCGACCATTGGCGCCCTGTTCATCACCTGGATGAAAAAGCCGTGTGGGACATAATCCAGAAATATCAGATCAATCCACATCCTGCATACCATCTTGGCTTTTGCCGAACCAGTTGCATGAAATGCATCTTTGGTAATGACAACCAATGGGCAACCGTACATGCGATGGACCCTGATGGCACCGAAAGCTTGATGTACTACGAAGAGCGTTTCGGTTGCACGATCCATCGTGTTTACCCCATCAAGGAACGCATCAAAAAAGGCACCCCCTACCCAACAAGTAAAGGTTCTTACGCAGGCATCGCCATGCGGGATTATTACGAAGAACCGATTGTGCTGAACCATTGGGAACTGCCTCCCGGTGCTTTCGGGGATAGTTGCGGACCCAGTTAA
- a CDS encoding AAA family ATPase, translated as MNPLKLTLEGFAGIYSGRKRDKLTLDLPDLSAGLLVALVGPNGSGKSTIMDNLHPYRIMPSRAGGSYSPNAFSFYEQLSSEEACKELFWEHAGIRYRSLFKFQNGKRRKTEAYLFVLDENDNSEPAANGNLVSDGKTDTYDKVLESILGSPDTFFTSVFSAQNRKPISSYGNAEIKGLMAELLGLDSIKELGKKAAQVKNLLKAELSTQQEKLGMAQMAKRQHEAALHQVSEMENTIAQLQTEKQTAHTQLREAERQLAAITAQIQQSESVIARKASLEQSKAHLEERLRKLQAQQVQKQQQLESEHQRETISLERDILSLQKSMETAEAEIQKLQDLQSRAKSIQDAVQQEQALRVQMEHTQQEIEKRESALSAQIAHAQALQNTITQQAQDLSVIKANGENLSREKADAERQSALIQEVPCSGTDLAQRCKLLADARAAGEKIQPITIQISTLREKYRAAKEALDQKRAALTAASAEDPELVACKNRLKAIQSTLASIHPLVMEASLLEQAEKQLAQWSETLAAKQREQAEKTARKAQATTAFQAAITALPQEFAEETANLDAEIQRIVTELSAIVLPDIQSKAERESACKLASDTLERIETAIQQSQNRLIDAKAQAQSLLSAANDISALQDQVNRMGEEMRHWEMFIKAFGNDGIIALSIDDVGPTLSAYANDLLMACYGPRFTVSIQTQTTNAKGEDREGFDIAVFDAETQESKSVEKMSGGERVWINEAMTRAIALFLAKESGQQYATLFTDEADGALDPDRKRRFMHMKREVLKLGGYTREYFVSQTPELWEMADYILDVSKL; from the coding sequence ATGAATCCGCTGAAACTCACTCTTGAAGGGTTCGCCGGCATTTACTCGGGCCGGAAACGGGACAAACTCACGTTGGATCTGCCCGATCTTTCTGCGGGCCTGCTAGTCGCCCTGGTTGGGCCTAATGGGTCTGGAAAGTCCACCATCATGGACAACTTACACCCGTATCGCATCATGCCCTCCAGGGCCGGCGGCTCTTACAGCCCGAACGCCTTCAGTTTTTATGAACAACTCAGTAGTGAGGAAGCCTGCAAGGAACTTTTTTGGGAGCATGCTGGCATTCGCTATCGGTCTTTATTCAAATTCCAGAACGGCAAACGTCGCAAGACAGAAGCCTATCTTTTTGTGCTGGATGAAAACGACAATAGCGAACCGGCCGCAAACGGCAACCTCGTCAGCGATGGGAAAACGGATACCTACGATAAAGTGCTGGAAAGCATTCTCGGCAGTCCGGACACCTTTTTCACCAGCGTTTTCTCCGCGCAAAATCGCAAACCCATTTCCAGTTATGGTAATGCCGAAATCAAGGGACTCATGGCGGAGTTACTCGGCCTGGATTCCATCAAGGAACTCGGCAAAAAGGCGGCCCAGGTCAAAAACCTGCTCAAGGCAGAATTGTCCACGCAACAGGAAAAACTGGGTATGGCCCAAATGGCCAAACGCCAACACGAAGCCGCTCTGCATCAAGTCAGCGAAATGGAAAACACCATTGCGCAACTACAGACCGAAAAGCAGACCGCCCATACGCAGCTGCGCGAAGCGGAGCGGCAATTGGCGGCCATCACGGCACAAATCCAGCAAAGCGAAAGCGTCATTGCCCGCAAAGCCAGTCTGGAACAAAGCAAAGCCCACCTGGAAGAGCGTCTGCGTAAATTGCAGGCGCAACAGGTACAAAAGCAACAGCAACTGGAATCCGAGCATCAACGGGAAACCATCAGCCTGGAGCGGGATATCCTCTCTCTGCAAAAGTCCATGGAGACAGCTGAAGCGGAAATACAAAAGCTCCAGGATTTGCAATCTCGGGCGAAGTCCATTCAAGACGCTGTTCAGCAGGAACAGGCTTTACGCGTGCAAATGGAGCATACCCAGCAAGAGATTGAAAAAAGGGAGTCGGCCTTATCCGCGCAAATTGCGCATGCTCAGGCATTGCAAAACACCATCACCCAACAAGCCCAGGATCTCAGCGTCATCAAGGCCAACGGCGAAAACCTGTCGCGGGAAAAAGCCGATGCAGAACGCCAATCGGCCTTGATTCAGGAAGTCCCCTGTTCGGGTACGGACCTGGCGCAACGCTGTAAATTGTTGGCGGATGCCCGCGCTGCGGGCGAGAAAATCCAGCCCATCACCATCCAGATATCGACGTTGCGGGAAAAATATCGTGCGGCGAAAGAAGCACTGGACCAAAAACGGGCCGCTTTAACAGCGGCCTCCGCCGAGGATCCGGAGCTGGTCGCCTGCAAAAACCGGTTAAAGGCCATACAATCGACCCTGGCCAGTATCCATCCTTTAGTGATGGAAGCATCACTGCTGGAACAGGCTGAAAAACAGTTGGCGCAATGGTCAGAAACGCTCGCGGCTAAACAGCGCGAGCAGGCCGAAAAAACCGCGCGCAAAGCCCAGGCAACCACCGCATTTCAAGCGGCAATCACCGCCTTACCCCAGGAATTTGCAGAAGAGACGGCGAATCTGGATGCGGAAATTCAACGGATTGTCACAGAATTGTCCGCCATCGTTCTGCCGGATATACAGTCAAAAGCAGAGAGAGAAAGCGCCTGCAAATTGGCAAGTGATACCCTGGAAAGGATAGAAACGGCTATCCAGCAAAGCCAGAACCGCTTGATTGATGCCAAGGCGCAAGCGCAATCCCTGCTTTCCGCAGCGAACGACATATCCGCGCTCCAAGACCAGGTAAACCGGATGGGAGAGGAAATGAGGCACTGGGAAATGTTCATCAAAGCCTTCGGCAATGATGGCATTATCGCGCTGTCCATTGACGATGTAGGGCCAACCCTGTCGGCGTATGCCAATGATTTGTTGATGGCCTGTTATGGACCGCGTTTTACGGTATCTATCCAGACCCAAACCACCAATGCCAAGGGCGAAGACCGCGAAGGTTTTGATATTGCGGTGTTCGATGCGGAAACGCAGGAATCCAAGAGCGTTGAAAAAATGTCAGGCGGCGAGCGCGTCTGGATTAATGAAGCCATGACCCGGGCCATTGCCCTGTTCCTGGCCAAGGAATCCGGTCAGCAATACGCCACACTTTTTACCGATGAAGCCGATGGCGCCTTGGACCCCGACCGCAAGCGCCGTTTCATGCACATGAAGCGGGAAGTGCTCAAGTTGGGTGGTTACACCCGTGAGTATTTTGTCAGTCAGACCCCGGAACTATGGGAAATGGCCGACTACATTCTGGATGTTTCCAAGCTGTAA
- a CDS encoding KfrB domain-containing protein, whose amino-acid sequence MNESEAVAIIRRAAYSVGGNFRRYQYRVCDPINGGNSMLGLSDFQAVEGKVIAIEEDVVVVQEGRKAIFVAFDLNNLDQVPSVGDKVKVTPYQRRRFDGKRLSDPVEEKHENGFVSKVYHLGEQASKIPGITADASQYLQDMAEQLANLPADSRRRITQVLIDAGAWKKPVQIFDVTEDADTHLLPKLVFHIEQENQKGTLSVTLDRAADAYVVALEEDGKEPVIREDCYFDDLGSVINEFIVHNDDWLKDRVEIIKKAAKKKAS is encoded by the coding sequence ATGAATGAAAGCGAAGCCGTTGCCATTATTCGCCGTGCCGCCTACAGCGTGGGTGGAAATTTTCGCAGATACCAATACCGCGTTTGCGACCCCATCAACGGCGGAAACAGCATGCTCGGTTTGAGTGACTTCCAAGCGGTCGAAGGAAAAGTCATTGCCATCGAAGAGGATGTTGTTGTTGTCCAGGAAGGCCGAAAAGCGATTTTTGTTGCCTTTGACCTGAACAACCTTGACCAGGTGCCTTCGGTTGGGGACAAGGTGAAAGTCACCCCGTATCAAAGACGCCGTTTTGATGGCAAGCGCTTGAGCGACCCCGTTGAAGAGAAGCACGAAAATGGTTTTGTCTCCAAGGTGTACCATCTCGGAGAACAAGCCTCTAAAATTCCTGGCATTACCGCCGATGCTTCACAATATCTGCAGGATATGGCCGAACAACTGGCGAATTTGCCTGCCGATTCGCGCCGCCGTATCACTCAGGTACTAATTGATGCCGGTGCATGGAAAAAACCTGTTCAGATCTTTGATGTGACCGAAGATGCGGACACGCATCTTTTGCCAAAACTGGTTTTTCATATTGAACAGGAAAACCAAAAAGGCACCTTGTCCGTCACTCTGGACCGTGCTGCAGATGCCTATGTGGTCGCCCTGGAAGAGGACGGTAAGGAACCCGTCATCCGTGAAGATTGTTATTTTGACGATCTTGGTTCGGTCATCAACGAGTTTATTGTGCATAACGATGACTGGTTAAAAGACCGTGTTGAAATCATCAAGAAGGCCGCTAAGAAGAAGGCCAGTTAA
- a CDS encoding PRTRC system protein E: protein MFFDELAELLKDYAVTTMVFSMDGERMRINVLPKATEGKSDPIPLSLCASPAELNVGFMDAMKSYRERIASLAEQVAEFEKQAQAAAKEAAEKAKAKTATPAKTPAKKPEPAAAPQKAKQPAEDLGDLF, encoded by the coding sequence ATGTTCTTTGATGAACTTGCTGAACTATTAAAAGATTACGCGGTAACCACCATGGTCTTTTCCATGGATGGGGAGCGTATGCGCATCAATGTGTTGCCGAAAGCGACAGAAGGCAAAAGCGACCCGATACCTTTGTCATTGTGTGCGAGTCCCGCTGAACTGAATGTCGGTTTTATGGACGCCATGAAATCTTATCGTGAACGCATTGCATCACTGGCCGAACAGGTGGCTGAATTCGAAAAACAGGCCCAAGCAGCAGCTAAAGAAGCCGCTGAAAAAGCCAAAGCGAAGACGGCCACTCCCGCTAAAACCCCCGCCAAAAAGCCGGAACCTGCCGCTGCCCCGCAAAAGGCAAAACAACCGGCTGAAGACCTTGGCGATCTATTTTAA
- a CDS encoding PRTRC system ParB family protein, with amino-acid sequence MEVVVSSIVEGVNPRRYFDEEEMQELTRSIKANGILQPIAVRQNAEGKYTIMAGHRRFRAAQTLKLDKVPVHLVDGDEDEIALIENSVRADMSPAEECEAAAKILRKMKGDIVEAAIHLGWTEDKLRRRVALSACSQKVRDALAERKIKLGIAELLATVPETENQDKALEKIVANNLSVVEVKHFLAKLTQKLSSAIFDRAECAQCRFNTAVQSSLFSELVADDSFCTNADCFSKKTEEAANIKAEALKENVQTVRVVSLQDTQENFTKLSEQGGHGVGCDQFRSCHSCAKYGAVVWLTPGHEGEVEQDICFDLDCHAQKVAAAHPAPVIAPTTGPDSVETGASPGLDDDGLENASCGENNQDNTGSCCGSSTPAETQFISSAIIEYRRNLWNMVAKKMIAADLEKGRTILLALVINGRSSTTDKYKIESVLKKYDVQSSSFEALCSDIDSKDMALRLSAASAATAFDSLQHSEVQSILHYLRPNLGDFWKMDADYLKLLTKAQIRAVCDELGISEKLESKVFTDKKEALVKAIMESGIDFAGLVPAHLNY; translated from the coding sequence ATGGAAGTAGTCGTCAGCAGCATCGTAGAAGGCGTCAACCCCCGTCGTTACTTTGACGAGGAGGAGATGCAGGAGCTGACCCGCAGCATTAAAGCGAACGGCATCTTGCAACCTATTGCTGTACGTCAAAATGCCGAGGGCAAATACACCATCATGGCGGGGCACCGTCGTTTTCGTGCCGCGCAAACGCTGAAATTAGATAAAGTCCCAGTCCACCTGGTGGACGGAGACGAAGATGAGATCGCTCTCATCGAAAACAGCGTCCGGGCCGATATGAGTCCTGCTGAGGAATGTGAGGCCGCCGCCAAAATCCTCCGCAAGATGAAAGGTGACATTGTGGAAGCGGCGATCCATCTGGGATGGACCGAAGACAAGCTACGCCGTCGGGTCGCCTTGTCTGCCTGCAGCCAGAAGGTCCGTGATGCGCTTGCAGAACGGAAGATCAAATTGGGCATTGCCGAGTTGCTGGCAACCGTTCCGGAAACCGAAAATCAGGACAAAGCGCTGGAAAAGATTGTTGCCAATAATCTGAGCGTCGTCGAAGTCAAACACTTCCTGGCCAAGCTGACGCAGAAGTTGAGTTCTGCCATTTTCGACCGTGCGGAATGCGCACAATGCCGCTTTAACACGGCCGTGCAATCCTCCCTCTTTTCCGAACTGGTGGCCGATGACAGTTTTTGCACCAACGCCGATTGCTTCTCCAAAAAAACGGAGGAAGCGGCGAACATCAAGGCGGAAGCGTTGAAGGAAAACGTCCAAACCGTTCGCGTCGTCAGTCTGCAGGACACGCAGGAAAACTTTACCAAACTGTCCGAACAGGGTGGCCATGGTGTCGGTTGTGACCAGTTCCGGTCCTGCCACTCCTGTGCCAAATATGGCGCGGTAGTCTGGCTGACCCCCGGACATGAAGGCGAAGTCGAACAGGATATTTGCTTTGACCTTGACTGTCACGCCCAAAAGGTGGCTGCAGCACATCCGGCTCCAGTGATCGCCCCAACTACCGGACCTGATTCTGTCGAGACAGGCGCATCGCCTGGACTGGATGATGACGGGCTGGAAAACGCGAGTTGCGGTGAGAACAATCAGGATAACACCGGTTCTTGCTGCGGCTCTTCGACCCCTGCGGAAACACAGTTTATCAGCAGCGCGATTATCGAATACCGCCGGAACCTCTGGAACATGGTGGCGAAAAAGATGATAGCGGCCGATCTGGAAAAAGGCCGTACCATTTTGCTGGCCCTTGTTATTAATGGACGTTCTTCGACGACCGATAAGTACAAAATCGAATCGGTACTGAAGAAATACGATGTGCAATCCAGTAGCTTTGAGGCCCTTTGTTCGGATATTGATAGCAAAGACATGGCCCTGCGCCTGTCTGCAGCCTCTGCGGCTACCGCCTTTGACAGTTTGCAGCATTCCGAAGTGCAAAGCATCCTCCACTACCTTCGCCCGAACCTGGGAGACTTCTGGAAGATGGATGCGGATTACCTAAAGCTGCTCACCAAAGCCCAGATTCGCGCGGTCTGCGATGAGTTGGGCATCTCCGAAAAGCTGGAAAGCAAGGTCTTCACTGATAAGAAAGAAGCCCTGGTGAAAGCCATCATGGAATCAGGTATCGATTTTGCCGGCCTGGTCCCCGCTCACTTGAATTATTGA
- a CDS encoding PRTRC system protein B: protein MNTSFHIESHSMQLRSAILLYGNGGHVDYATQHPVGQNSDNAPVILPGSALTQEELASAYQALLGKTPLQMLDNRTLAFNVSTLVFWSEPQVRTTYFDCPEPMGKRSGPVPHPGLVFVWQDHGLSVFAVKGRKRPSLNTPLFKAPYMNVYAGGSICMGNVKVPKPEPGNISACEAAFFQSRFTHANHATQVQYPGGIYTLWVDLLASKANRFPEQALAPMEPVHGKQQFTMADLLSKAGDLS, encoded by the coding sequence ATGAACACCAGTTTTCATATCGAAAGCCACAGCATGCAGTTGCGTTCTGCCATCCTCCTGTATGGAAATGGGGGTCATGTAGACTATGCCACACAGCATCCTGTTGGTCAGAATTCAGACAACGCGCCCGTCATTCTCCCGGGTTCTGCGTTAACGCAAGAAGAGCTTGCCAGTGCGTATCAAGCCTTACTGGGGAAGACGCCCTTACAGATGTTGGATAATCGCACCTTAGCGTTCAATGTATCCACTTTGGTGTTCTGGTCAGAACCCCAGGTCCGGACCACCTATTTTGATTGTCCGGAACCGATGGGCAAAAGATCCGGCCCCGTGCCGCATCCCGGTCTCGTATTTGTTTGGCAAGATCATGGATTGTCCGTGTTTGCTGTCAAAGGGCGTAAAAGACCGTCCTTGAACACGCCCCTGTTTAAGGCCCCTTACATGAATGTGTATGCTGGGGGTTCAATTTGCATGGGCAATGTGAAGGTTCCCAAACCGGAACCCGGCAATATATCGGCTTGTGAAGCGGCCTTTTTTCAATCCCGTTTTACCCATGCGAATCACGCCACGCAGGTCCAGTATCCCGGCGGCATTTATACTTTGTGGGTGGATCTTCTGGCGTCCAAAGCGAATCGCTTTCCAGAACAAGCCCTGGCACCCATGGAACCGGTTCATGGCAAGCAGCAATTCACCATGGCCGACCTTCTATCCAAAGCGGGGGATTTGTCATGA